The Streptomyces vinaceus genome contains the following window.
GAGTCCGACCGGGCCGTCGCGCACGCCACCTCCGGCCCCTGCCTCCAGCAGAACCTGGTCGCCGTCCTGGAAGGGGAACCCGCATGACGCGTACGGGGAAGGAGCCGGTCGCCGTCGTCGGCATCGGCCAGACCAAGCACGTGGCGGCCCGCCACGACGTCTCCATCGCGGGACTCGTGCGCGAGGCCGCGGTGCGCGCCCTCGCCGACGCCGAGCTGACCTGGGCGGACATCGACGCGGTCGTCATCGGCAAGGCCCCGGACTTCTTCGAGGGCGTGATGATGCCGGAGCTGTACCTGGCGGACGCCCTCGGGGCGGTCGGCAAGCCCATGCTCCGCGTCCACACGGCCGGGTCGGTCGGCGGCTCCACCGCCCTCGTCGCCTCCAACCTGGTCGCGGCCCGGGTCCACCGCACCGTCCTGACCCTGGCGTTCGAGAAGCAGTCCGAGTCCAACGCCATGTGGGGCCTGTCGCTGCCGGTCCCCTTCCAGCAGCCGCTGCTGGCGGGGGCCGGCGGATTCTTCGCCCCGCACGTGCGCGCGTACATGCGGCGCACCGGCGCGCCGGACGCGGTGGGCTCGCTCGTGGCGTACAAGGACCGGCGCAACGCGCTGAAGAACCCCTACGCGCACCTGCACGAGCACGACATCACCCTGGAGAAGGTCCAGGCCTCGCCGATGCTGTGGGACCCGATCCGGTACTCCGAGACCTGCCCCTCCTCGGACGGGGCCTGCGCGATGGTCCTCACCGACCGGGCGGGGGCGGCCCGTTCGCAGAAACCGCCGGCCTGGGTGCACGGCGGGGCGATGCGCAGCGAGCCGACGCTGTTCGCGGGCAAGGACTTCGTCTCGCCGCAGGCGGGCAAGGACTGCGCGGCCGACGTCTACCGGCAGGCCGGGATCACCGATCCGCGCCGCGAGATCGACGCGGTGGAGATGTACGTGCCGTTCTCCTGGTACGAGCCGATGTGGCTGGAGAACCTCGGCTTCGCGCAGGAGGGCGAGGGCTGGAAGCTCACCGAGGCCGGGGTCACCGAACTCGACGGCGACCTCCCCGTGAACCCGTCGGGCGGGGTGCTGTCCACCAACCCGATCGGCGCCTCGGGCATGATCCGCTTCGCCGAGGCGGCGCTCCAGGTCCGCGGCCAGGCCGGCGAACACCAGGTCCAGGGGGCCCGCCGGGCCATGGGCCACGCGTACGGCGGCGGCGCCCAGTTCTTCGCGATGTGGCTGGTGGGAGCCGAACCACCCGCCTCCTGACGGGAACCGGGCCCCGCGGCGACCGGGCGGCCGGGCGGCGTCGGGCGGGCGGCGTGCTGCCGGACCGGGCCACGGGTGACTCACCGTGGCCTGTGCGGCACCCGCTGCGATGGTTACTCTGGCCCCCGGACGACGTACCGGGAGTACCGGGAGGAGCACGCACGTGGCCGAGAGCATGACTTCACAGCCCCTGGCAGCCGGGTGGGGCAAGCCGGACCTCGATCTCAGCGGGGCGGACTGGCAGTCGAGCAGCCGGGGAGCGGGGGACGTCCAGATCGCCTTCGTCGAGGGGTTCATCGCGATGCGCAACAGCGAGCGCCCCGAGAGCCCCTCGCTGATCTTCGCCCCGGACGAGTGGCGCAAGTTCGTACTGGGCGCGAGGGGCGGCGAGTTCGACCTGACGTAGCCTCGCCGCCGCGCGGGCCGTGCGGAGGCCCGGAGCCGCGCCGGCCGCGGCGTCCGGGCCCCGCCCGTCCCGGGCCCCCGCCGGTGGCCGACCGGTGCGGCCGCCCCCTCGCCCGGCTGGCGCCGCGGATCCACGGGGAAGTCGCCTAGGGCGACGGCGCGTGCGACGGCGGCGGCGTTCTCGGGAGCCGGTCCACCAGCACCCGCGGCCACGCCGCCGCCAGCACCAGCAGCCACACCAGTTGCACCGCCACGGCCTCCCGGTCCACCGCCCCCGTCACCAGTACGACGGCCAGCGACGGCCCCACCAGCAGCGCCGCCTCCCGCCCCCCGCGCCCCGAGGAGAGCGCCGCCACGCCCGCGATGGCCAGGTACACCGCGGCGCTCCCGCAGAGCAGCCACCGCACCGACCCCGGAACCGGGTGGTCCGTGTACTCCACCGCGTTGCCGAGCGCCGCCGCCAGCGCCGCCACCGACCCCGCGACGAAACAGTGCAGCGGCAGGACCAGCCGTACCGGAAGCACGTCCCAGGCCAGCAGCGGCACCCCGTCCGCCCCGTGCCGCAGCGACAGCGACCACAGCAGGAGCAGCAGCAGGAACGCGCCGGCGCCGACCCCGTACAGCGCCGCGTCCCACTCGGCCTCGGAGGCGGCGGCCACCACTTGGGCCACCGCCTCGCCCAGCACGATCAGCTGGAACAGGCCCAGCCGCTCCCCGAGGTGCGGCGCGTCCATCAGCACCGCCACCGGCTTCGGCGGGGAGCGCCGCCTGCGCGCCGCCTCCTCGGCGTACTGCGCCTCCATCCGGGCGGCCAGCCGCTTTCCGGACACCGTGAACATCACCGCGAGGTCGATGGCCAGCCCCAGCGCCCACAGCGCGTACCGGGCCGTCCCGTCGAACCACATCGACACGATCCAGGGGGTCAGCCCCAGCCCCCACTGCGTGATCGGCAGGTCCGGCACGTACTCGCCGCGCCGCTCCCACGCCTTGCCGGCCAGCGAGCGCACCAGGATGTAGGCCAGGGCGAACGCCCCCGCCCGGTCCTCCCGTACACCGTGCACGGAGGCGGCCATCACCGCCATGCCGAACATCCCCGCCAGCACCGTCCACGTGCGGGTCTCCTCGCCGCTGACGTTGCCGTACACCGTGAACAGCATCCAGCCCGTCCAGAAGGCGAGGAACATCACCGCGTACAGCGCCACATCGCCCGGTCCGGGGCTGCCGTGCAGCAGGTGGGCCAGCTGCGCGACGCCCGCCACCGCCGTCAGATCGAAGAACAGCTCCAGCCACGAAGCGTGCCGTTCGCCCTCCGCGGGCGCCGACGCTGCAGGCGTGGAATCGGTCATACCGGGATGATAGGTAGGGTGGCGGCATGAGCGGCGAGAGCGACCTGAGGAAACTGCTGAGCGGCATGCGCCCCGAGCTGCGGGAGGGGCGGTACGTCTTCTGCACGGTCCCCGGCGCCACTGCGCCCCCGGCCGGCACCACCCCCGTCGCCACCGTCCTGGAGGCCGAGGGGCTCACCCTGGTCCTGCCCCAAGAGGAGGCCGACGCAGCCGGTCTCGCCTACGACTACACCGCCGGGTGGATCACCCTGCGCATCCACTCCGCCCTCGACGCCGTCGGCCTCACCGGAGCCTTCGCCGCCGAGCTCGCCGCGCACGGACTCAGCTGCAACGTCATCGCCGGGTACCACCACGACCACCTCTTCGTGCCCGCCGAACGGGCCGCCGAAGCCGTGGCCGTACTGGAAGAACTGGCAACCCGTTCGATGTAATCGAGACACCGGTAAACGGCGCGGACACCCGATCCCGAACATTCCGATCTTTCTCGGCCGAACACCTTCGCCCCTGCATGCGCGGGCGTACGCTGATGCCCCCGAACCGGCCTGGGGGGTACCAGCCATGACGGAACGCCCGATCCGTATACGGCGCAAAATGTTCGAACGTGAGGCCGAACTCGCCATCGTGGACGAGGCCCTGGACCAGCTCCACGGCGCCGCGCCCGGCGAAGGACCGGGCTCCGGCCGCCGCGCCGGCGGCACGCTGCTCGCCTTCTCCGGTCCCGCCGGCCTCGGCAAGACCACCCTCCTCACCGAAGTGCGCCGCCGCGCCCTCGCCCGCGACTGCACGCTGCTGGCCGCCCGCGGCGGCGAACAGGAGCAGAGCCAGCCCTTCCACGTCGCCCGCCAGCTCATCCAGCCCCACCTGGCGGGCCGCTCCGAGGAGGAACTGCGCGCCGCCCTCGGCAGCTGGTACGCCATCGTCGGCCCCGCCCTCGGCCTGTGCGCCCCCGAACAGGGAGCCCCGCCCGACCCCCAGGGCCTGCGCGACGGCCTCGACTGGGTCCTCACCCACCTCGCGGTGCAGCGCGCGCCCGTCGCCCTCGTCCTCGACGACGCCCACTGGGCCGACCCCGAATCCCTCTCCTGGCTCGCCGCCTTCGCCCCGCGCGCCGAACACCTCCCGCTGCTCCTCGTCGTCGCGTACCGCCCGGAGGAACTCCCCTCCCACGCCGAGGCCTTCCGTACGCTGCCCGGCCGCGCGGGACACCGCCCGCTGGCCCTCGCACCGCTCACCGAGGCCGCCGTGTCGGGCCTGGTCCGCGAGGCCGTCGGCGACCACGCCGACGACGCCTTCTGCCGGGAGGCCTGGGCCGTCACCACCGGCAACCCCTTCGAGGCCGTCGAGCTCAGCGCCCGGGTCCGCGACAAGGGCCTCGACCCCACCTCGGCCAGTGCCCCGCTGCTGCGCGACCTCGCCGCCGCCCAGCGCGGCAGCGGCCTCGTCGCACGCTTCGAGCGGCTCGGCCCGTCCACCGTCCGCTTCGGCTGGGCCTGCGCCGTCCTCGGCACCGAGATCCCGCGGGAGCTGGCCGCCCGCGTCGCCGGGCTCGGCTCCGAGGAGGCCGCCGACGCCACCGCGCGGCTGCGGGAGGCCCGCATCCTGTCCGGAGCCGGCGAAGAGGACGACGCCGGGCTGGAGTTCGTCCACCCGCTCATCGCCACCGCCCTCTACCGGGCCATCCCCGACGCCCTGCGCGTCGCCCTCCACGGCCAGGCCGCCGTGGCCGTCGTCGACGCCGGACTCGGATCCTCCGCCGCCGCCCGCCACCTGCTGGAGACCCACCCCGAGAACGACCCCTGGGTGGTGCGGACCCTGCGGGAGGCCGCCGCCGAGAACCTGCGGGCCGGCGCCCCCGAGGCCGCCCGCCGCCAGCTCGCGCGCGCCCTGCGCGAACCCCCGGACTTCGGCGAGCGCGCCGCGGTGCTGTACGAGCTGGGCTGCGCCTCCCTCCTCACCGAGCCCGCCAACACCGTCAACCACCTGCGGGCCGCGCTCGCGGAACCCTTCGACGACCCCGCCCTGCGCCAGGGCATCGTCATCCGGCTCGCCCAGGTCCTCGCCCACAGCGACCGCCTCGCCGACGCCTCCGACGCCCTCGCGCGGGAGATCCCGTACACCCGCGACGTCCGCGCCCGGCTGCGCCTGCAGTCCGAGCAGTTCATGTGGGACGCCTTCGACGCCTTCGAAGGCGACTCCCCGGCGCGCTCGCGCCGGCTGGCCCGGCTCGCCGACCGGCTCACCGGCCGCGACCTCACCGAGCGGTACGTCATCGGCCTGCGCGCCTGGGACGCCTGCCTGCGCGGGGAGCCGGTGGACGTGGTCCTGCACCACGCGGTGCGGGCCCTGGGCACGGAGTTCAGCTGGGCGCACGAGGACCGGGGCTTCGAAGTGCCCGTGCTCGCCGCCATGGTCCACATGTACGCGGACCGGCCCGGCCGGGCGGAGGAGCTGTTCGAGGCGGGCACCGCCGAGTTCGAGCGCCAGGGCTGGCGCGGGGCCCACCTGTCGTTCGCGTACAGCCTGCGCGCGTACATCCGCTACCGGCGCGGGCGGCTCGCGGACGCCGAGGAACTGGCCCGGGCCGGGCTGCGGCTCGCCGAGCGGGTGGGGCGCGGCACGCCCGTCCACTGGTACGCCATCGCGATCCTCGCCACGACGCTGCTCGCGCGGGGACGGGCGGACGAGGCGTGGGAGCTGGCGCGGGAGCACGCCTTCGGGGAGTCCTTCCCGGCGGCGGTGGTCTTCCCCGACGCGCAGACCGTGTACGCGGAACTGCTGCTGTCCCGCGGCCAGACGAAGGCGGCGGCGGCCGAACTGGAGGCCGTGGACCGCCGGCTGAGCCCGCGCGGGATCCGCAACCCGTCCTGGTGCCCCTGGCAGCTGCACCTGGCCCGGGCGGTGGCGGCGCAGGAGCCCGCGCGGGCCCGTGAACTGGCCGAGGACGCGGTCCGCCGGGCCCGCGCCTTCGGCGCCCCCTCGGGCATCGGCCAGGCGCTGCGGGTCGCCGCGCAGGTGGCACCCCCGGCAGAGCGTCCGGCGCTGCTGACCGAAGCGGTGTCCCTGCTGTCCGAGTCGCCCGCGGGGTACGAGCTCGCGCTCGCCCTCGCCGCACTGGGAACCGAGCTGCGCGACACGGCCCTGCTGACCCGGGCGGCGGTGACCGCCCGCGAGTGCGGCGCCGACGGCCTGGAGCGCGGCGCGGTGGACGCCGTGCTCGCGCTCGG
Protein-coding sequences here:
- a CDS encoding thiolase domain-containing protein, which produces MTRTGKEPVAVVGIGQTKHVAARHDVSIAGLVREAAVRALADAELTWADIDAVVIGKAPDFFEGVMMPELYLADALGAVGKPMLRVHTAGSVGGSTALVASNLVAARVHRTVLTLAFEKQSESNAMWGLSLPVPFQQPLLAGAGGFFAPHVRAYMRRTGAPDAVGSLVAYKDRRNALKNPYAHLHEHDITLEKVQASPMLWDPIRYSETCPSSDGACAMVLTDRAGAARSQKPPAWVHGGAMRSEPTLFAGKDFVSPQAGKDCAADVYRQAGITDPRREIDAVEMYVPFSWYEPMWLENLGFAQEGEGWKLTEAGVTELDGDLPVNPSGGVLSTNPIGASGMIRFAEAALQVRGQAGEHQVQGARRAMGHAYGGGAQFFAMWLVGAEPPAS
- a CDS encoding DUF397 domain-containing protein produces the protein MTSQPLAAGWGKPDLDLSGADWQSSSRGAGDVQIAFVEGFIAMRNSERPESPSLIFAPDEWRKFVLGARGGEFDLT
- a CDS encoding low temperature requirement protein A → MTDSTPAASAPAEGERHASWLELFFDLTAVAGVAQLAHLLHGSPGPGDVALYAVMFLAFWTGWMLFTVYGNVSGEETRTWTVLAGMFGMAVMAASVHGVREDRAGAFALAYILVRSLAGKAWERRGEYVPDLPITQWGLGLTPWIVSMWFDGTARYALWALGLAIDLAVMFTVSGKRLAARMEAQYAEEAARRRRSPPKPVAVLMDAPHLGERLGLFQLIVLGEAVAQVVAAASEAEWDAALYGVGAGAFLLLLLLWSLSLRHGADGVPLLAWDVLPVRLVLPLHCFVAGSVAALAAALGNAVEYTDHPVPGSVRWLLCGSAAVYLAIAGVAALSSGRGGREAALLVGPSLAVVLVTGAVDREAVAVQLVWLLVLAAAWPRVLVDRLPRTPPPSHAPSP
- a CDS encoding ACT domain-containing protein, whose product is MSGESDLRKLLSGMRPELREGRYVFCTVPGATAPPAGTTPVATVLEAEGLTLVLPQEEADAAGLAYDYTAGWITLRIHSALDAVGLTGAFAAELAAHGLSCNVIAGYHHDHLFVPAERAAEAVAVLEELATRSM
- a CDS encoding ATP-binding protein, translating into MFEREAELAIVDEALDQLHGAAPGEGPGSGRRAGGTLLAFSGPAGLGKTTLLTEVRRRALARDCTLLAARGGEQEQSQPFHVARQLIQPHLAGRSEEELRAALGSWYAIVGPALGLCAPEQGAPPDPQGLRDGLDWVLTHLAVQRAPVALVLDDAHWADPESLSWLAAFAPRAEHLPLLLVVAYRPEELPSHAEAFRTLPGRAGHRPLALAPLTEAAVSGLVREAVGDHADDAFCREAWAVTTGNPFEAVELSARVRDKGLDPTSASAPLLRDLAAAQRGSGLVARFERLGPSTVRFGWACAVLGTEIPRELAARVAGLGSEEAADATARLREARILSGAGEEDDAGLEFVHPLIATALYRAIPDALRVALHGQAAVAVVDAGLGSSAAARHLLETHPENDPWVVRTLREAAAENLRAGAPEAARRQLARALREPPDFGERAAVLYELGCASLLTEPANTVNHLRAALAEPFDDPALRQGIVIRLAQVLAHSDRLADASDALAREIPYTRDVRARLRLQSEQFMWDAFDAFEGDSPARSRRLARLADRLTGRDLTERYVIGLRAWDACLRGEPVDVVLHHAVRALGTEFSWAHEDRGFEVPVLAAMVHMYADRPGRAEELFEAGTAEFERQGWRGAHLSFAYSLRAYIRYRRGRLADAEELARAGLRLAERVGRGTPVHWYAIAILATTLLARGRADEAWELAREHAFGESFPAAVVFPDAQTVYAELLLSRGQTKAAAAELEAVDRRLSPRGIRNPSWCPWQLHLARAVAAQEPARARELAEDAVRRARAFGAPSGIGQALRVAAQVAPPAERPALLTEAVSLLSESPAGYELALALAALGTELRDTALLTRAAVTARECGADGLERGAVDAVLALGGTLPCAAAPERALTEEEAALARRAAEGDPAVPGPVLSAVCRKLGTDRAGLREALEVYARSSR